A window of Macaca thibetana thibetana isolate TM-01 chromosome 7, ASM2454274v1, whole genome shotgun sequence genomic DNA:
gtctaaaaaaaaagacaatacaaaataaagaagtaaagtaTAATGACCATGTCTcatcaaatagaaaatatcaacagagaaatagaaattatacaagaaaaaacaaaatggaaattccAAACTTGAAAATTAtagtaactgaaatgaaaaatccaGTAGAGGAGTTCAGTAATCAATTTGAACTGGCAGAAGcaagaatcagtgaacttaaaGATAGATTGATAGAGAATATGCAacctgaagaacaaagagaaaaaggaacgaagaaaaatgagcaaagccttAAGAAATGTGGGATATCATTAGGTacaccaaaatatatataataagagtaccagaaagaggagaaaaagaaaggaagacaacaaatatttgaagatgtaatggctgaaaatttcttaaaaatgatgaaaaccaCTCAGCTACACATCTAAGAATCTTAAGGAACTCCAAGTAGTAGAGATCCACACTCAGATACACTCTATTAAAACTCTGGAAAGCTAAGGACAAACAGAATATattgaaaacaagagaaaaatgatttgtCATGTCCAAGGGAATCCCAATAACAATAATAGCCACcttctcatcagaaaaaaatggaggGAAGAAGGCAGTGGGATTATACATTCAAACTGCTGAAAATAACCTGTCAGCCAACAATCTTTTCCAGCAAAACTAGTATTATGGGATCTTTGGGGTTTCGATTTTTTGGCCAGAAACCTGTGGCTGGTGGTGCCTTTGCTCAAgctcttgtcctgtgtccaggaagaatgagaaaTGCAGACAAGTGAAGGGTGAACAAGTCAAAGAGGAGCTTTATTAagtgttagaacagctcagaggaggcccgcagtgggtagctcctctctgtaggcaggttGTCCTgttgagtgttcagctctcagcagagaggaggccctggagagggtagctcatctctgcagctggtcatcccatTGTCTCTTcagctctggctgagcccagggcttttatgggcctcagaggggaggaagtgtgcAATgactggtccatgggcagccatggtgGCCTGGAAAAGGCACCAGTTCTTACTCCGACTGTgggactggcagcctggcccaCAGCCTTCAGGCCTTCCCTGACCTGAAAGTGGGGCCTCACCGGGGACCTGTTTTCCTCTGCCCAGGAATTGATCCACCTCATGCTGCTATTCATGGTGTCAGGGCTTGGCCCCAACATTGTTCCAAGATTGGAGTGGGTGCcaacagcagggagaagccaggcagtgggagtAGGCATTTCTGAGCCTGAAAAGCAAGGGGTGCCTTTCTGTTCCCCTAAGAATGCAGGGACGTCTGAGTCTTCAGCCTGGTTTGGATGGCTGCAGCCACGCCCAGGAAGGCAGGGCTCCCGCACGGCCTGCTCTGTGGAGCAAGAGGTGAGGACCatgcctccctgctgcagctggtGTTTTGGCAGTGGCCACTCTAGATGGATCGCTGTTGCCATTACTagattccaaaaagaaaaatgaaatatagacatttccagataaacaaaaataagcataatTGGTTGctaccagacctgccttacaagatacaataaagaaagttcttcagaATTTAAGTAAATGACCCCAACAGCACTCAAAAACCATATGGAAAAACAGAGTGCTGATAAAAGTAATTATGTAGGTATAAAAGACAgtataaatacacatttcttcttctttctgttaACTGATTGTAAAAAGCAATTGTATAAAACAATGTCTATTATTATTGGGTTTAtagcatatagaaatgtaatatagTCAATAACaacagcacatagtaggtgttcaaaagCTGGGAGCTGctgtgttgttgttgtcattattgACTGGCCTGTTTAGGGGCACAAAAGTGGATTATAGGAACTCCAGAAAGGGATGCTTGATTTCAATACTcggaaaaattttaaaggaatattaaaatgcatatagaagcattttgaaaatattgactATTTACTCCTGTATCCAGAAATATGCAGACTAATTGAATAGAGAAATCCCTTCCTAAAAATGCTGAATAAAACATCAAATATGTCTTATGTGAAAGCACAGATGAACGGGTGTTAAACAGGGAACCAGTCAGAAGCCAGAATAACAAGAGCATGACCCTATCAGGGTGAGCCTGCACCGGGGCCTGTGCTTCCTGAGGCCCTGGGTTGTAAATGGCCAGCATGCCAGGCACCTCCTGGGCACCACTTCAGTCTGCTTGGCCCCAGTTCTGATTCTGGCCACTGCTGACGTGATGAGTGTTCTATAGGCCTCATGCAGGTACCACCTCACTTTGGGCACATGGGGCCCACCCCTCCCTTCCTGTCTGAGTCTCACTGACCCCACAGGGCAGATGCTCTTGGGAATCCCCTGGACCCTTATGCATGTGTGGACCCCAGGTTCAGGGGAGTTCATGTCTGTGAGGCCACTCTCGACCAATGAGTGACACAAGCAAATACTcaatgtgtcttttttgtttctcccATTTCATAAGACTCCTTGGAAGATCCTATGGAATCAAGAATTCCTATGGAATCAAGCACCTATCAGAGGTCCCAGGTCCCCTTGATAACCTGACCTTGTCCCAGGCTtccctctttctttgtttctctctccagCCCTTACTCCTGCTCCCTGGGATTACGTCCCAAATTAATTCCACAAAAACCTTTGTCTGAGGCTCTGCTTTTAGGGGACCCAAAACTAATcgggaaagaggaggaaaggcCTGAAGTCTGGTCCTGGGAGGTAGGACCCTTCCACTCCTCCAAATTTGGGACTTCTCAGAAGTCAATACCCTAGGGGAGATACAGGGAAAACAACTCACCTACAGAAGACTTTGCTGTATCCACTTAGCTGTGGCCGGAGACGCAACACAGGGTAAAAAGGAAGTCCAAAAGCCAACATTCATGCAGAGAAAAGCCCAAAATTATATTCCCCGTATGACCAGAAAAACCCTAagccaaaaaaatgtttaaagtggaTCTGAGTTGGAAGTACTTTTAGGCGCCtggcaaaagcaaacaaaaagcctttttggaagaatatattttaaacacagaTTCAAAGACTTCCCACAAAGAATTACAAGAAACATGACCTCATAATTAACAATTAATAAGTTCATGTGGAAACAAACCACAAGGAGTATGAGTCAgcagaaacaataaataaatagcagGGTGAGACCCACAAATACTGCATAAGATAGAATAATGAGACACAGAATAGAAACtaagtattttaatgtatttaacgAAGTGAAAAAAGGTACTGAAAATATAATGAGAAACTAATAATATTAATtaggcatatttatttatttatttatttttattaatttttttaagatggagtcttgctctgtcacccagactggagtgcagtggcacaatctcggctcactgcaagctctgcctcctgggttcaggccattctcctgcctcggcctccggagtagctgggactacaggtgcacaccaccacgcccggctaattttttgtatttttagtagagacggggtttcaccgtgttagccaggatggtctcgatcaccttacctcgtgatctgcccgccttggcctcccaaagtgctgggattacaggcgtgagccaccgcgcccagcctaattagGCTTATTTAAAGATGAACCAGATAAAACTTCTACAAATGAAActgcaataattaaaataaaaaagactcaaAAGACAAGTGAAAAAGCTGAATAGACCAAGGTGAAGACAGAATAGTAAACTGAAAAGTAGAGCTTAAGAAATTACCAAGAATTCAACAAAGAAAGGTAATAAagtgaaatgtgaaaaagaaGTTAAGAGACATGGGAGAAATTCAGCATTTATTCATGATAAAacctctcagcaaactaagaattAAAAGGCACTTCCTCAACTCAGTGAAAGACATCCACAAAAATCCTATACCTACTGTCGTATTTTATAGTGAAAGACTGaagtcggctgggcgcggtggctcatgcctgtaatcccagcactttgggaggccgaggcgggtggatcacctgaggtgaggagtttgagaccagcctggccaacgtggtgaaaccctgtctctattaaaaatacaaaattagccgggtgtggtggcgcatgcctgtaatcccagctactcgggagcctgaagcggaggttgcagtgagcagaggcctcaccattgcactccagcacgggtaacaagagtgaaactctgtctcaaaaaacaacagcaataacaacaaaaaacaatactgAAGTCTTTTACTCTAAGGAACAAGCAAGGATGTTCACCCTTACCACTCCCATTCTGCATTCTACTGGAGGTCCGAACCAGGGCTAGAAGTCAATAAagatataatcaaataaataaaagtcttacagattggaaaggaagaaataaacctgTCTCTGTTAGTAGAATACATAattgtttatgtagaaaatcacaaagaatctacaaaaaagcaACTACAACTAATAAGTAAATTTATCAAGGTTACAAGATACGAGATCGACAGAGAAGAATCATTACGTTTCTATATATTAGGAATGCCCAAttaaaatgggaatttttttaaaatgccattttaattaGCATAAAAAACATGGAATACTTggcataaatctaacaaaacatgcaAGATTGACATGTTGAAAACAAGACATTGGGCATTCTGGCGCGGAGCGGAGCGGCGGCGGGTGCGGCTAGCGGGTCGGCCGCGGAGCGGAGGTGCAGCTCGGCTTCCCCCGGCACCCCTCCCCCTCGGGCGCCAGCCCCACCCCTCCGCCGGCCGGGCCAACCCCGCCGTACTATCCCCTGCGGCGCGAGCCCGGGGCGGCTCCGAGCGCCCCCCAGCAGACCCCCATCATGGGCAGCCAGAGCTCCAAGGCTCCCCGGGGCGACGTGACCGCCGAGGAGGCAGCAGGCGCTTCCCCCGCGAAGGCCAACGGCCAGGAGAATGGCCACGTGAAAAGCAATGGAGACTTATCCCCCAAGGGTGAAGGGGAGTCGCCCCCCGTGAACGGAACAGATGAGGCAGCCGGGGCCACTGGCGATGCCATCGAGCCAGCACCCCCTAGCCAGGGTGCTGAGGCCAAGGGGGAGGTCCCCCCCAAGGAGACccccaagaagaagaagaaattctctTTCAAGAAGCCTTTCAAATTGAGCGGCCTGTCCTTCAAGAGAAATCGGAAGGAGGGTGggggtgattcttctgcctcctcacCCACAGAGGAAGAGCAGGAGCAGGGGGAGATCGGTGCCTGCAGCGACGAGGGCACTGCCCAGGAAGGGAAGGCCGCAGCCACCCCTGAGAGCCAGGAACCCCAGGCCAAGGGTGCAGAGGCTAGTGCGGCCTCAGAAGAAGAGGCAGGGCCCCAGGCTACAGAGCCATCCACTCCCTCGGGGCCGGAGAGTGGCCCTACACCAGCCAGCGCTGAGCAGAATGAGTAGCTAGGTGGGGGCAGGTGGGTGATCTCTAAGCTGCAAAAACTGTGCTGTCCTTGTGAGGTCACTGCCTGGACCTGGTGCCCTGGCTGCCTTCCTGTGCCCAGAAAGGAAGGGGCTATTGCCTCCTCCCAGCCAcgttccctttcctcctctccctcctgtggATTCTCCCATCAGCCATCTGGTTCTAAGGCCAGTTGAAGATGGTCCCTTACAGCTTCCCAAGTTAGGTTAGTGATGTGAAATGCTCCTGTCCCTAGCCCTACCTccttccctgtccccacccctgcATAAGGCAGTTGTTGGTTTTCTTCCCCAATTCTTTTCCAAGTAGGTTTTGTTTATCCTACTGCCCAAATCCCTGAGCCAGAAGTGGGGTGCTTATACTCCCAAACCTTGAGTGTCCAGCCTTCCCCCTGTTGTTTTTACTCTCTTGTGCTGTGCCTAGTGGCACCTGGGCTGGGGAGGACACTGCCCCGTCTAGGTTTTTATAAATGTCTTACTCAAGTTCAAACCTCCAGCTTGTGAATCAACTGTGTCTCTTTTTTGACTTGGTAAGCAAGTATTAggctttggggtggggggaggtctGTAATGTGAAACAACTtcttgttgtctttttttctcccattgtTGTAAATAACTTTTAATGGCCAAACCCcagatttgtactttttttttttttctaactgctAAAACCATTCTCTTCCACCTGGTTTTACTGTAACATTTGGAAAAGGAATAAATGTCatccctttaaaaaaagaaaacaagacattGATAAGAGACactaaagaagacctaaatagaGGCAATgagttggaaaaaatatatatattttttcttttttgcttttttacacTATCCACCTGGAGAcagaaaaatctatattttagAGTCCCAATTCTCGCCAACTTGATCAGCAGATTTAACGTAATCCCAATCAACAGCCCAGCAGGATTTTCATAAAAATCAGTATGttgattctaaaatatttatggtaATACAAAG
This region includes:
- the LOC126960023 gene encoding MARCKS-related protein, with the translated sequence MGSQSSKAPRGDVTAEEAAGASPAKANGQENGHVKSNGDLSPKGEGESPPVNGTDEAAGATGDAIEPAPPSQGAEAKGEVPPKETPKKKKKFSFKKPFKLSGLSFKRNRKEGGGDSSASSPTEEEQEQGEIGACSDEGTAQEGKAAATPESQEPQAKGAEASAASEEEAGPQATEPSTPSGPESGPTPASAEQNE